In Limosilactobacillus sp. WILCCON 0051, a single window of DNA contains:
- a CDS encoding glycoside-pentoside-hexuronide (GPH):cation symporter, producing the protein MNEASSKSQTMASRIAYSFGAFGHDMFYGMLSTYFMMFVTGHLFNSNSGGQAAHMVSFITITIMVLRIVELVIDPFIGNVIDKTDTKWGHFKPWVVAGGIVSAVAISLLFTNLWGLTYKNPVLYLVVFAILYITMDIFYSFNDVAFWSMIPAISFDSAEREKTATFARVGSTLGGQLVGVIVMPVVLFFSLNSNGGSGDSRGWFAFAAIVAAISAITACGVGLFTHEKKNELRENKENTTFKKVFGVLIHNDQLMAIALTYLLYTTGIQITGSFQLYYFTYILGHASTYTLYALINGIIGVVTVSLFPALAKKFSRNKVFYYSILVLLIGLAIFAFAGHSLPMVILGGALFMLPQPLIFLVVLMIITDSVEYGQLKLGHRDEAVTLSVRPLLDKFGGAVAGGVVGMTAAAAGMISGATAADITAHGAGIFKMMMFVVPAVLILLGTLVFKNKVKLDEKMHAQIVDELEQSWHEHLEGNDSVREELAEDASLAKDLVIDFKAPVSGTLMPLSQVGSKPFADGTMGLGIAIKPSDGQVFAPFSGTVVADFPTTRHAIGLETDNGVPVLIHVGVDTVQMRGTGFINYVVKGQHVAAGEKLMEFWAPAIKKAGHDDTVMIAFTKSEKAPKYTLTYVKQDGEVKVGDTIMQIEVKKD; encoded by the coding sequence ATGAATGAGGCGAGTTCTAAATCCCAAACGATGGCTTCCCGCATTGCATATTCATTTGGTGCTTTCGGGCACGATATGTTCTATGGGATGCTGTCGACTTACTTTATGATGTTTGTTACCGGTCACCTGTTTAACAGCAACAGTGGTGGCCAAGCAGCCCACATGGTTTCTTTCATTACGATTACCATCATGGTGCTGCGGATCGTTGAATTGGTAATTGACCCATTTATTGGTAACGTTATCGACAAGACCGATACCAAATGGGGCCACTTCAAGCCATGGGTCGTTGCTGGTGGGATCGTTTCTGCCGTTGCAATTTCCCTGTTGTTCACTAATCTGTGGGGTCTGACCTACAAGAATCCAGTTTTGTACCTCGTCGTATTTGCAATTTTATATATTACGATGGATATTTTCTATTCCTTTAACGACGTGGCTTTCTGGTCAATGATTCCTGCAATCTCATTCGATTCGGCAGAACGTGAAAAGACGGCTACCTTCGCCCGGGTTGGTTCAACGCTTGGCGGTCAGCTGGTCGGCGTGATCGTAATGCCAGTCGTTCTGTTCTTCTCTTTGAACTCGAATGGTGGTTCTGGTGACAGCCGCGGCTGGTTCGCATTTGCCGCTATCGTAGCTGCCATTTCGGCAATCACGGCCTGCGGGGTTGGTCTCTTCACTCATGAAAAGAAGAACGAACTGCGTGAAAACAAGGAAAACACTACTTTCAAAAAGGTCTTTGGGGTTCTGATCCACAACGACCAATTGATGGCAATTGCTTTGACCTACCTGCTGTACACGACCGGTATCCAAATCACCGGCTCATTCCAGCTCTACTACTTCACCTACATTCTGGGACACGCAAGCACCTACACGCTGTATGCTTTGATTAACGGGATCATTGGAGTCGTTACGGTTTCCCTGTTCCCTGCCCTGGCTAAGAAGTTTAGTCGTAACAAGGTTTTCTACTACTCAATTCTGGTTCTGCTGATTGGTTTGGCAATCTTTGCCTTTGCCGGTCACTCACTGCCAATGGTTATTCTTGGTGGTGCTCTGTTCATGCTGCCACAGCCACTGATCTTCCTGGTTGTTTTGATGATCATCACCGACTCGGTTGAATATGGTCAGCTGAAGCTTGGTCACCGTGACGAAGCCGTTACGCTTTCCGTTCGTCCCCTGCTGGACAAGTTCGGTGGTGCCGTTGCTGGTGGTGTCGTTGGGATGACGGCCGCTGCTGCCGGCATGATCTCTGGTGCTACGGCAGCCGACATTACCGCTCACGGCGCTGGCATCTTCAAGATGATGATGTTTGTCGTGCCAGCTGTCTTGATTCTGTTAGGTACTCTGGTCTTCAAGAACAAGGTTAAGCTGGACGAAAAGATGCACGCTCAGATCGTTGATGAACTGGAACAATCCTGGCATGAGCACCTGGAAGGCAATGACAGCGTTCGTGAAGAACTGGCTGAAGACGCCAGCCTGGCCAAGGATCTGGTTATCGACTTCAAGGCCCCAGTCAGTGGTACTTTGATGCCATTGTCTCAAGTAGGCTCCAAGCCATTTGCTGATGGTACCATGGGCTTAGGTATCGCCATTAAGCCATCTGACGGCCAAGTCTTTGCACCATTCTCCGGGACCGTTGTTGCTGACTTCCCAACCACTCGTCACGCAATTGGTCTGGAAACCGACAATGGCGTTCCGGTCTTGATTCACGTCGGTGTTGATACCGTTCAGATGCGTGGGACTGGTTTCATCAACTATGTCGTCAAAGGTCAGCACGTGGCGGCCGGCGAAAAGCTGATGGAATTCTGGGCCCCAGCCATCAAGAAGGCGGGTCATGATGATACGGTCATGATTGCCTTTACCAAGTCTGAAAAGGCACCTAAGTACACTTTGACCTATGTCAAGCAGGATGGTGAAGTCAAGGTTGGCGACACCATTATGCAAATCGAAGTCAAGAAGGACTAA
- a CDS encoding GNAT family N-acetyltransferase — MSLIYDEMELEEFESVPDEDPQRMIYNAYRDRALLGYVATTFVAEADGQVVGVAFGYPDNNENAVNRVYQEAAAPIPSIRDVDFFADPESFANEFYLDSLAVDADYRGMGIATALIDAIIKHAASLEYETIGLNVDVANPKAERLYRRLGFDDAGQIMIGDHWYRHLQRSTSQALLTE, encoded by the coding sequence ATGTCTTTGATTTATGATGAAATGGAACTGGAGGAATTTGAGTCGGTTCCCGACGAAGACCCCCAGAGGATGATTTATAATGCTTACCGCGACCGGGCCTTACTTGGCTATGTGGCAACCACGTTTGTTGCTGAAGCTGACGGCCAGGTCGTGGGGGTAGCGTTTGGCTATCCAGACAACAACGAAAATGCGGTCAACCGAGTATATCAAGAAGCTGCAGCGCCAATTCCGTCGATTCGCGATGTCGATTTCTTCGCGGATCCCGAATCATTTGCCAACGAGTTTTACCTAGACTCATTGGCGGTTGATGCTGATTATCGCGGGATGGGGATTGCAACGGCTCTGATTGATGCGATTATAAAACATGCTGCTTCCTTGGAATACGAGACGATCGGCTTAAACGTCGATGTCGCCAACCCCAAGGCAGAACGGCTGTATCGTCGCTTAGGATTTGATGACGCGGGTCAGATTATGATAGGTGATCACTGGTATCGTCACCTCCAGCGTTCAACTTCCCAAGCACTGTTAACTGAATAA
- the pepF gene encoding oligoendopeptidase F, protein MEKQLKRSEVPEALKWDLTLLYESDEAMEQALAKTQQKASELAKTAGRFASDGQTFLRNLNENKAIDEELEREFVYGMLRRDSDTTDSTAVTLYGQVVNAATTIEAELAFIQPELTAIDDSDFTKLMQSEPGLAEYQYEMTKLRRQKKHVLSKAEETLLGYLNKSLDSAEEIYNTLNDADLKFGKVHDEKGQLVELTHGNRSQFNESQNRSVRKEAVLAYEKPYHELRNTFAQTLNSFISTENALAMIRHYPSARAAALGANNIPESVYDTLVATVNQHLDLVYRWYELKKRVLGLDKMYKYDVNVPLAGEDMLKTTFEQGKQLTWDALQVMGPEYLKGLKSEFEHRWIDAAENLGKRSGGYQVGVYTANPFILLNWTDKLYSTFVLAHESGHAMHSWFAQQAQPSEYADAPIFLAEVASTFNENILTDYLLEKYQDDPKKLIFILEQYITGFIGTIYRQTQFAEFEDAAYKAEQKGQTLTADYLDQLSGELVNKYYGPAVEETGTRTQSWAYVPHFYMNYYVYQYATSWAVSTALSEAVWQHEPGALERYLDLLRAGGSDDPVTLLKHAGVDVTDSQYLERAFALFEKRLDQIEKLL, encoded by the coding sequence ATGGAAAAACAGCTTAAACGCAGTGAAGTGCCTGAAGCGCTCAAATGGGATCTGACGCTGCTGTATGAATCGGATGAGGCAATGGAACAAGCACTTGCCAAAACACAGCAGAAAGCTTCTGAACTTGCCAAGACGGCAGGTCGTTTTGCCAGTGATGGTCAGACCTTTTTAAGAAATCTCAACGAAAATAAGGCGATTGATGAAGAGCTGGAACGCGAATTTGTCTATGGCATGCTGCGCCGCGACAGTGATACGACGGATTCAACGGCCGTCACGCTCTATGGTCAAGTCGTCAATGCCGCGACGACGATTGAAGCTGAGCTGGCCTTTATTCAACCTGAATTGACGGCCATTGACGATTCTGACTTTACCAAGCTGATGCAAAGCGAGCCTGGCCTGGCCGAGTATCAATATGAGATGACCAAGCTGCGGCGGCAGAAAAAGCACGTGCTCTCCAAGGCCGAAGAAACGCTGCTGGGCTATTTGAACAAGTCGCTGGACAGTGCTGAAGAAATCTACAATACGCTTAACGATGCGGATCTGAAATTCGGCAAGGTTCATGATGAAAAAGGACAGCTGGTTGAACTGACACATGGCAATCGCAGCCAGTTCAATGAATCGCAAAATCGTTCCGTGCGCAAGGAAGCCGTTTTGGCATATGAAAAACCGTACCATGAACTGCGCAATACCTTTGCTCAAACGCTGAACAGCTTTATCAGCACGGAAAATGCACTGGCTATGATTCGTCACTATCCAAGTGCGCGCGCGGCCGCTTTAGGAGCCAATAATATTCCGGAAAGCGTCTATGATACGCTGGTGGCAACCGTCAATCAGCATCTTGACCTGGTTTATCGCTGGTATGAGCTGAAAAAGAGAGTTCTGGGTCTGGATAAGATGTACAAATATGACGTTAATGTCCCATTGGCTGGCGAGGATATGCTGAAGACGACTTTTGAACAAGGCAAGCAGCTGACGTGGGATGCATTGCAGGTGATGGGTCCAGAGTATCTGAAAGGCCTGAAAAGCGAATTTGAGCATCGCTGGATCGACGCGGCTGAAAATCTAGGCAAACGCTCTGGTGGCTATCAAGTAGGCGTCTATACGGCAAATCCATTCATTTTACTTAACTGGACTGATAAACTTTACAGTACGTTTGTTTTGGCCCATGAATCTGGTCATGCCATGCACAGTTGGTTTGCTCAACAAGCCCAGCCATCGGAATATGCTGATGCACCGATCTTTTTGGCAGAAGTGGCATCAACGTTTAATGAAAACATCTTAACCGACTATCTGCTGGAAAAATACCAGGATGATCCTAAAAAGCTGATCTTTATCCTGGAACAATATATTACCGGCTTCATTGGCACGATCTATCGGCAGACGCAATTTGCTGAATTTGAAGATGCGGCCTACAAAGCAGAGCAAAAGGGACAGACGCTGACGGCCGACTATCTGGATCAATTAAGCGGTGAGCTGGTTAATAAATACTATGGTCCTGCAGTTGAGGAAACCGGCACGCGAACGCAGAGCTGGGCCTATGTACCGCATTTTTACATGAACTACTATGTCTATCAGTATGCAACGTCTTGGGCGGTCTCGACGGCGCTTTCTGAGGCAGTCTGGCAGCATGAGCCGGGTGCTCTGGAACGTTACCTAGACTTATTGCGGGCAGGGGGCAGTGATGATCCTGTAACACTGTTAAAGCATGCGGGAGTTGACGTTACCGACAGCCAATATCTGGAACGTGCCTTTGCGCTGTTTGAAAAGCGTCTGGATCAGATCGAAAAGCTGCTTTAA
- a CDS encoding Lrp/AsnC family transcriptional regulator has translation MDKIDRQIINMLQENARVSLKELSAACYISSPAIAARINKLEKSGIITGFHTSVNLEKLDYHVKAFVQLQLEPRQKKEFYPYIAQVPNVIECNCVTGDFSEVMEVVFPSTSDLDDFINEIQQRFGKTSTQIVFSTSVDHRGVKLPQPEEVKD, from the coding sequence TTGGACAAGATCGATCGTCAAATTATCAACATGCTGCAGGAAAACGCCCGCGTATCATTAAAAGAACTTTCGGCAGCCTGCTACATCTCTTCACCAGCTATTGCCGCTCGGATCAACAAACTGGAAAAGTCTGGCATCATCACCGGCTTTCATACCAGCGTAAATCTAGAAAAACTGGATTATCACGTTAAGGCCTTCGTTCAGCTGCAACTGGAACCACGCCAAAAGAAGGAATTTTATCCTTACATTGCCCAGGTTCCCAACGTCATTGAATGCAATTGCGTCACCGGCGATTTTTCCGAGGTCATGGAAGTTGTTTTTCCTTCCACTTCAGATCTCGATGATTTTATCAATGAAATTCAGCAGCGCTTTGGCAAAACCAGCACTCAGATCGTCTTTTCAACCAGTGTCGATCACCGAGGCGTCAAACTGCCACAGCCAGAAGAAGTTAAAGACTAA
- the msrB gene encoding peptide-methionine (R)-S-oxide reductase MsrB, whose protein sequence is MTDKNELTEMQYRVTQEAATEPPFTGKYDQFFEKGIYVDVVSGEPLFSSLDKFDSGCGWPAFTKPITKLKEKRDQSFGMERTEVRSLKADSHLGHVFCDGPLDRGGLRYCINSAALRFIPFDQLAEAGYGEYRKLFVD, encoded by the coding sequence ATGACTGATAAAAACGAGCTGACTGAAATGCAGTACCGCGTTACGCAAGAGGCTGCTACCGAACCGCCGTTTACTGGCAAATATGATCAGTTTTTCGAAAAAGGCATCTATGTCGATGTTGTGAGTGGCGAGCCGCTGTTTTCTTCGCTGGACAAGTTTGATTCGGGCTGCGGCTGGCCGGCATTTACCAAACCAATTACCAAGCTGAAAGAAAAGCGCGATCAGTCGTTTGGCATGGAAAGAACCGAGGTGCGCAGTTTGAAGGCTGATTCGCATCTAGGACATGTCTTTTGTGATGGGCCGCTGGATCGCGGCGGTCTGCGCTACTGCATCAATTCGGCTGCCCTGCGTTTTATTCCGTTTGATCAGTTGGCAGAAGCTGGTTATGGCGAGTACCGAAAGCTGTTTGTCGACTAG
- a CDS encoding alpha-galactosidase: protein MSIQVNASNRLFHLRTKHTSYVFHVIEDGSLGQLYYGPKIPFKDDYANLNTREEHDCTNTRTDEDVEFQAELLKQEYAGLGKGDYRYPAFQITYPNGSRTSEFQYRDYELKDGKERLNGLPSTFADNSNDSQTLTVKLADGDLELQLHYTVFADEDVIVRSTTFVNHGKTVFLNRALSAQLDLPDANYDFIQFAGSWARERHLYRSHLRPGTQSISSLRTASSHQENPFFMLARPHTDNNQGAVFGFNFVYSGNFLDSVEVDQFDTTRVLIGINPDEFCWKLNSGDSFQTPEVIFSYTDNGFNALSQQLGAFYAQHLINPHFAHQERPILINNWEATFMDFTEDKLMPIVERAKELGIEMFVLDDGWFGHRDDDRSSLGDWFVDEKKFNHGIAGFAKRVHDLDMKFGLWFEPEMISIDSKLYQTHPEWMIKTPGRGQTPGRHQFVLDMSRKEVVDYLFGLMSHIIQDAKLDYIKWDMNRNITEMYGADLPADQQLEFSHRYILGVYDLYDRLTKAFPDVLFESCASGGGRFDLGMMYYAPQAWCSDDTDAVERIKIQDGTSYGYTPSMWGAHVSAVPNDQVGRLTSIDMRAKVAYFGAFGYELDVTELSAEEQATIKQQVAFYKQYRKLFQFGTFYRLETPDTSDNVYGWETVSPDKKTAIGMRYQILNGANPAYIRYYFKGLDPERRYTVNDGSEVFSGAELMNAGYFVPRVMNRLQSPKVPSDFHADMFIVKAVD, encoded by the coding sequence ATGAGTATTCAAGTTAATGCCAGCAATCGATTGTTTCACCTGCGGACCAAGCACACCAGCTATGTCTTCCACGTTATTGAGGATGGCTCGCTGGGTCAGCTCTACTATGGTCCTAAAATTCCATTCAAAGACGACTACGCCAACCTCAACACGCGTGAAGAACACGACTGTACCAACACGCGCACTGATGAAGACGTTGAGTTTCAAGCTGAGCTGCTAAAACAGGAATACGCCGGACTGGGTAAGGGCGACTACCGTTATCCAGCTTTCCAGATCACTTATCCAAACGGCTCACGGACCTCTGAATTCCAATACCGCGACTATGAGCTTAAGGACGGTAAAGAGCGACTGAATGGCCTGCCTTCAACATTTGCCGATAACAGCAATGATTCTCAGACGCTGACCGTTAAACTGGCGGATGGCGATCTAGAGCTGCAGCTGCACTACACTGTTTTTGCTGATGAAGACGTGATTGTCCGCAGCACAACGTTTGTCAATCATGGCAAAACCGTCTTTTTAAACCGAGCCTTGAGCGCGCAGCTGGATCTGCCGGATGCCAACTACGACTTCATTCAGTTTGCCGGCTCCTGGGCGCGGGAACGACACCTATACCGCAGCCATCTGCGTCCCGGCACGCAAAGCATCTCCAGTTTGCGGACCGCCTCCAGTCATCAGGAAAATCCATTCTTTATGCTGGCCCGGCCACACACCGACAATAACCAAGGGGCAGTTTTCGGTTTTAACTTTGTCTACTCTGGCAACTTTTTGGATTCCGTCGAGGTCGATCAATTTGATACCACGCGCGTCCTGATTGGTATCAACCCGGATGAATTTTGCTGGAAGCTTAACAGTGGCGATTCATTCCAAACTCCAGAAGTCATCTTCAGCTATACCGACAATGGCTTCAACGCGCTTTCTCAGCAATTGGGCGCCTTTTATGCTCAGCACCTGATCAACCCTCATTTTGCCCACCAGGAACGGCCAATTCTGATCAACAACTGGGAAGCCACGTTCATGGACTTTACCGAAGACAAATTAATGCCAATCGTTGAGCGTGCCAAGGAACTGGGGATTGAAATGTTCGTACTTGATGATGGCTGGTTTGGTCATCGTGACGACGATCGTTCCAGTCTAGGCGATTGGTTCGTTGACGAAAAGAAGTTCAACCATGGCATTGCTGGATTTGCCAAGCGCGTTCATGATCTCGACATGAAGTTTGGGCTCTGGTTTGAACCAGAAATGATCTCAATTGACAGCAAGCTCTATCAAACCCACCCAGAATGGATGATCAAGACGCCAGGTCGCGGGCAGACGCCGGGTCGTCACCAATTTGTCTTGGACATGAGCCGTAAGGAAGTCGTTGACTATCTGTTTGGATTGATGAGCCACATTATTCAAGATGCCAAGCTGGACTACATCAAATGGGATATGAATCGTAACATCACCGAAATGTACGGCGCCGACCTGCCTGCCGATCAGCAGCTGGAATTCTCGCACCGCTATATCTTAGGCGTATACGATCTCTATGACCGCTTGACCAAAGCCTTCCCAGACGTCTTGTTTGAATCATGTGCCTCTGGTGGCGGCCGCTTCGACCTGGGAATGATGTACTATGCGCCACAAGCCTGGTGCAGCGATGATACCGACGCTGTTGAACGCATCAAGATTCAAGACGGCACCTCATATGGCTACACACCTTCAATGTGGGGCGCCCACGTTTCAGCCGTGCCAAACGATCAAGTCGGCCGATTGACCTCAATCGACATGCGGGCTAAAGTGGCCTACTTCGGTGCATTCGGCTATGAACTGGACGTCACTGAGCTCAGCGCTGAAGAACAGGCTACCATCAAGCAGCAAGTGGCCTTCTATAAGCAATACCGCAAGCTCTTCCAGTTTGGAACGTTCTACCGGCTGGAAACTCCGGATACCAGCGATAACGTCTATGGCTGGGAAACCGTCAGCCCTGACAAGAAGACGGCCATTGGTATGCGCTACCAGATTCTAAACGGCGCCAACCCTGCCTACATCCGCTACTACTTCAAGGGTCTGGATCCAGAACGGCGCTATACGGTCAATGATGGCTCAGAAGTCTTCTCGGGCGCTGAATTGATGAATGCTGGGTATTTCGTGCCACGCGTCATGAACCGCCTGCAATCACCAAAAGTACCATCCGATTTCCACGCTGACATGTTTATCGTTAAAGCCGTTGACTGA
- a CDS encoding cation:dicarboxylate symporter family transporter, whose translation MKRYRFGRLSLGWQIMIGLILGIIVGAMTYQNTGAIKVMQSLGTIFLRLIQMIVMPIVISCLTVGIANIGDIKKLGRIGVKTLIYFEVLTTIALLLGMIVGNILHPGTYINIHDLHASDISQYLTTAKSASKHSGIWDLLISIVPTNIFKSIADGDMLPVIFFSVFFGLGVASLGESGKIIIDFMNAVSETMFKVTNWVMKFSPIGVFGLIGMTIAEMGLKALLPLGLFVVIAYATMIVFVVVVLGIVAKIFHLRYWKTMHVVMEEIAIAFSTASSEATLPRLMAKTQKMGVDKGIASFVIPTGYTFNLDGSAIYQALAALFLAQAYGIHLTIAHQITLLVVLMITSKGMAGVPGASFVVLLASVSTIGVPVAGLTFIAGIDRFVDMGRTAVNVVGNTIATLVIGQSEKSLDHEKYNQYLDSYQG comes from the coding sequence ATGAAACGTTATCGCTTTGGCCGGCTGTCGCTAGGCTGGCAGATTATGATCGGACTGATTTTAGGGATTATCGTTGGGGCCATGACCTATCAAAATACTGGCGCCATCAAGGTAATGCAAAGCCTCGGTACGATCTTTCTGCGGCTGATCCAGATGATTGTAATGCCGATCGTAATCTCATGCTTGACGGTAGGGATTGCCAATATCGGCGACATTAAGAAGCTTGGCCGAATCGGGGTTAAGACCTTGATCTACTTTGAGGTTTTGACGACGATTGCGCTGTTGTTGGGGATGATCGTGGGCAATATTTTGCATCCTGGTACCTACATCAATATTCATGATCTGCATGCCTCAGACATCTCTCAATATCTGACCACGGCAAAATCAGCTTCAAAGCACAGCGGTATCTGGGACCTGCTGATCTCAATCGTACCTACCAACATCTTTAAGTCGATTGCAGACGGCGACATGCTGCCAGTAATCTTCTTCTCAGTCTTCTTTGGCCTGGGAGTTGCCTCGCTGGGCGAAAGCGGCAAGATCATCATCGACTTTATGAATGCCGTTTCAGAAACCATGTTCAAGGTAACCAACTGGGTAATGAAGTTCTCGCCAATTGGGGTCTTTGGTCTGATTGGGATGACGATTGCCGAAATGGGTCTGAAAGCATTGCTGCCATTGGGACTGTTTGTGGTGATCGCCTATGCAACGATGATTGTTTTCGTAGTGGTCGTCTTGGGGATTGTCGCCAAGATTTTCCATCTGCGCTATTGGAAGACGATGCACGTAGTAATGGAAGAAATTGCAATTGCCTTTTCAACGGCCAGCTCTGAAGCAACCTTGCCGCGTCTGATGGCTAAAACACAGAAGATGGGGGTCGACAAAGGGATTGCCTCATTCGTTATTCCAACCGGCTACACGTTCAACCTGGATGGCTCGGCAATCTACCAAGCACTGGCTGCCTTGTTCTTGGCGCAGGCTTATGGCATTCATCTGACGATTGCTCACCAGATTACGCTGCTGGTGGTCTTGATGATTACTTCCAAAGGGATGGCCGGGGTGCCAGGGGCTTCGTTTGTCGTGCTGCTGGCTTCGGTATCAACGATTGGCGTACCGGTTGCCGGGCTGACGTTTATTGCCGGAATTGACCGGTTTGTCGACATGGGCCGGACAGCGGTCAACGTGGTCGGCAACACGATTGCAACTTTGGTAATCGGTCAATCCGAAAAATCATTGGATCACGAAAAATACAACCAATACTTGGATAGCTACCAAGGCTAA
- a CDS encoding universal stress protein, with protein MNQEYQNILVPVDGSKQAERALNKAIAVAKRNDAHIDILNVIDTRAMAYNFAGMSDSSIAYQLVDKSKDYLDELYDNAKQKQGFDNIDIHIRLGNPKTVISFDFPRDHQNDLIMMGACGLTRLQRAMVGSVTSFVKRNAPVDVLVVRTDLNNEVPVDEKDAKKK; from the coding sequence ATGAATCAAGAATATCAAAACATTCTCGTCCCTGTTGATGGTTCCAAGCAGGCAGAACGGGCACTGAACAAGGCAATTGCAGTTGCTAAGCGTAACGATGCACATATTGACATCCTTAATGTTATCGACACGCGAGCAATGGCTTACAACTTTGCCGGTATGTCAGACAGCAGTATTGCTTACCAGTTGGTCGACAAGTCAAAGGACTATCTGGATGAACTGTACGACAACGCTAAGCAAAAGCAGGGCTTTGACAACATTGACATTCACATTCGGCTGGGGAACCCGAAGACGGTTATTTCCTTTGATTTCCCACGCGATCACCAAAATGACCTGATCATGATGGGGGCTTGCGGGCTGACTCGTCTGCAGCGGGCAATGGTAGGTTCGGTTACGTCTTTTGTTAAGCGGAATGCTCCCGTTGACGTCCTGGTAGTGCGGACCGATCTGAACAACGAAGTACCGGTTGACGAAAAGGACGCTAAAAAGAAATAA
- the gndA gene encoding NADP-dependent phosphogluconate dehydrogenase: MSDQKAQIGVVGLAVMGKNLALNIESRGFTVGVYNRSRSRTDEMMRDHSDKKLIPSYTVEEFVNSLEKPRRILMMVKAGKPTDAVIEELLPLLDKGDVLIDGGNTNFHDTMARNAKLDESGINFIGMGVSGGELGALQGPSLMPGGQKEAYDLVEPILTQIAAKAEDGKPCVSYIGPNGAGHYVKMVHNGIEYGDEELIDESYNIMRNVLGLSVDEMADIFAEWNKGELDSYLVEITADILTRKDDLGEDKSKPIVDMILDRGANKGTGKWSSETALDGGAPQSVITEAVYARYISMLKDERVAASKVLPEDVEKPTVSEDQKKELVEKVREALYFGKVMSYAQGFEQMRIDSERYDWNLKFGELAQIWREGCIIRAQFLQKITDAFEKDPELKNLLLDDYFKDIAKKYQKATREVVSMAINAGIPVPSLAAAINYYDSYRAEVLPANLLQAQRDYFGAHTYERVDRPGNFHYSWYVEQ; this comes from the coding sequence ATGTCAGATCAAAAAGCGCAAATTGGTGTTGTTGGTTTGGCCGTTATGGGCAAGAACCTGGCACTGAACATTGAAAGCCGCGGCTTTACTGTTGGTGTATACAACCGTAGTCGTTCACGTACCGATGAAATGATGCGTGACCACAGCGACAAGAAGCTGATTCCTAGCTACACGGTTGAAGAATTCGTCAACTCTCTGGAAAAGCCTCGTCGGATCCTGATGATGGTTAAAGCCGGCAAGCCAACTGACGCTGTTATTGAAGAACTCCTGCCATTGCTGGACAAGGGTGACGTGCTGATCGACGGTGGTAACACCAACTTCCACGACACGATGGCACGGAACGCTAAGCTGGACGAATCCGGCATCAACTTCATCGGCATGGGTGTTTCCGGTGGTGAACTGGGTGCCCTGCAAGGTCCTTCCCTGATGCCTGGTGGCCAAAAGGAAGCTTACGACCTGGTTGAACCTATCCTGACGCAAATCGCTGCCAAGGCTGAAGACGGCAAGCCATGTGTTTCCTACATCGGTCCTAACGGTGCCGGCCACTACGTAAAGATGGTTCACAACGGTATCGAATACGGTGATGAAGAACTGATCGACGAAAGCTACAACATTATGCGTAATGTTCTGGGTCTTTCCGTTGATGAAATGGCTGACATCTTTGCTGAATGGAACAAGGGTGAACTGGACAGCTACCTGGTTGAAATTACTGCCGACATTCTGACTCGTAAGGACGACCTGGGCGAAGACAAGTCCAAGCCAATCGTTGACATGATCCTTGACCGTGGTGCCAACAAGGGTACTGGTAAGTGGAGTTCTGAAACTGCCCTTGACGGTGGTGCTCCCCAATCCGTTATTACGGAAGCCGTTTACGCTCGTTACATCTCCATGCTGAAGGACGAACGTGTTGCTGCAAGCAAGGTTCTGCCAGAAGACGTTGAAAAGCCAACTGTTTCTGAAGACCAAAAGAAGGAACTGGTTGAAAAGGTTCGTGAAGCCCTCTACTTCGGTAAGGTTATGAGCTACGCACAAGGCTTCGAACAAATGCGGATCGACTCCGAACGCTACGACTGGAACCTGAAGTTCGGTGAACTGGCTCAAATCTGGCGTGAAGGATGCATTATTCGTGCTCAATTCCTGCAAAAGATCACGGATGCCTTTGAAAAGGATCCTGAACTGAAGAACCTGCTGCTGGACGACTACTTCAAGGACATTGCCAAGAAGTACCAAAAGGCTACGCGTGAAGTCGTATCCATGGCCATCAACGCTGGTATTCCTGTACCATCCCTGGCTGCTGCCATCAACTACTACGACTCCTACCGTGCTGAAGTTCTGCCTGCCAACCTGCTGCAAGCACAACGTGACTACTTCGGTGCTCACACGTACGAACGTGTTGACCGCCCAGGCAACTTCCACTACAGCTGGTACGTTGAACAATAA